The following proteins come from a genomic window of Kitasatospora sp. NBC_01246:
- a CDS encoding acyl-CoA dehydrogenase translates to MTTATTPDCYADLGNPAPLEALFGDPEYQDNPLGFAAFVAADERGDLLPAGERVLDAYGLGAEFVPRRLGGRLDRADRLARVLRPLFRRDAALGLGHGASNLVGAVNVWAQGGDQQQRWLADVLCRNGRIAAAYTDMSTGNDVSNTAFRGTLRQDHLVLDGRKEIINNLARAEAVTVLARTSPEPGSRSHSMVLVDMATAPRDRLRFLPRYRTVGVRAMYLGGLQFDHCPVPVTAVAGEVGAAMETILRSFQVTRAVLPAAALGAVDQQLRTVTGFALGRRLYHRTVADLPHARSVLTDAFVDLQAADAFATTVCRALHLLPGQTSVYAAAVKYLVPLLFKDTVDALGQVLGARSFLREGPHAVFQKHARDLPVASLVHAGGTVCQATVIPQLPRLARAAWLVGEPAPAGVFHLAGDLPELDFDRLSTTAGRYDPLLGSLVDAAARVRDEPVLGRLTAQLVDELTALKQACQELAPRDRTPLAGPVSFELTHRYAVLLAAACCLGVWLNNPDHPGAYAHRPEWVVAALARLTARLGCPPVPGAEAVRPAVFRELLDRYESGAGFDLIGRHLA, encoded by the coding sequence ATGACCACGGCCACCACCCCCGACTGCTACGCCGACCTCGGCAACCCGGCACCGCTGGAGGCCCTGTTCGGCGACCCCGAGTACCAGGACAACCCGCTGGGCTTCGCCGCCTTCGTGGCCGCCGACGAGCGCGGCGACCTGCTCCCGGCCGGTGAGCGCGTCCTGGACGCCTACGGGCTCGGCGCCGAGTTCGTGCCGCGGCGGCTCGGCGGCCGGCTCGACCGGGCCGACCGGCTGGCCCGGGTGCTGCGCCCGCTGTTCCGCCGCGACGCCGCGCTCGGCCTCGGCCACGGCGCCAGCAACCTGGTCGGCGCGGTCAACGTGTGGGCCCAGGGCGGTGACCAGCAGCAGCGGTGGCTCGCGGACGTCCTGTGCCGCAACGGCCGGATCGCCGCCGCCTACACCGACATGTCCACCGGCAACGACGTCTCGAACACCGCCTTCCGCGGCACCCTGCGGCAGGACCACCTCGTCCTCGACGGCCGCAAGGAGATCATCAACAACCTGGCCCGTGCCGAGGCCGTCACCGTGCTGGCCCGCACCAGCCCGGAGCCCGGCAGCCGCAGCCACTCGATGGTGCTGGTCGACATGGCCACCGCGCCGCGCGACCGGCTGCGCTTCCTGCCGCGCTACCGCACCGTCGGGGTGCGCGCGATGTACCTGGGCGGGCTGCAGTTCGACCACTGCCCGGTGCCGGTGACCGCGGTGGCCGGCGAGGTCGGCGCGGCCATGGAGACCATCCTGCGGTCCTTCCAGGTCACCCGGGCGGTGCTGCCCGCCGCCGCGCTCGGCGCGGTGGACCAGCAGCTGCGCACGGTCACCGGCTTCGCGCTGGGCCGGCGGCTGTACCACCGCACGGTGGCCGACCTGCCGCACGCCCGCTCGGTGCTCACCGACGCCTTCGTGGACCTCCAGGCGGCCGACGCCTTCGCCACCACGGTCTGCCGCGCGCTGCACCTGCTGCCCGGGCAGACGAGCGTCTACGCGGCGGCCGTCAAGTACCTGGTGCCGCTGCTCTTCAAGGACACCGTCGACGCCCTGGGCCAGGTGCTGGGCGCCCGCTCGTTCCTGCGCGAGGGGCCGCACGCGGTGTTCCAGAAGCACGCCCGGGACCTGCCGGTCGCCTCGCTGGTGCACGCCGGCGGCACGGTCTGCCAGGCCACCGTCATCCCGCAGCTGCCCCGGCTGGCCCGCGCCGCCTGGCTGGTCGGCGAACCGGCCCCGGCCGGCGTCTTCCACCTGGCGGGGGACCTGCCCGAGCTGGACTTCGACCGGCTGAGCACCACCGCCGGGCGGTACGACCCGCTGCTGGGGAGCCTGGTGGACGCGGCCGCCCGGGTGCGCGACGAACCGGTCCTGGGCCGGCTCACCGCCCAGCTGGTGGACGAGCTGACCGCGCTCAAGCAGGCCTGCCAGGAGCTCGCGCCTCGGGACCGCACCCCGCTGGCCGGCCCGGTGAGCTTCGAACTCACCCACCGCTACGCGGTGCTGCTGGCCGCCGCCTGCTGCCTGGGCGTGTGGCTGAACAACCCGGACCACCCGGGCGCGTACGCGCACCGGCCCGAGTGGGTCGTCGCGGCGCTGGCCCGGCTCACCGCCCGGCTCGGCTGCCCGCCGGTGCCCGGGGCGGAGGCCGTCCGCCCGGCTGTCTTCCGCGAGCTGCTCGACCGCTACGAGAGCGGCGCCGGATTCGACCTCATCGGCCGGCACCTCGCCTGA
- a CDS encoding enoyl-CoA hydratase/isomerase family protein: protein MGKYVRVEEAGPVATVRLLRPTISGADPVLPAELAEAAERVGSDPSVRAVILTGGRRVFGSGADLAAMAERTPAEVDAYTARLHAGFAAIAAIPKPVVAAIVGFALGGGLELALCADFRVAGSGAVLGLPEIRLGIIPGTGGTQRLPRLIGPARAKRLIMTGRQVDAAEALELGLVDEVVPDAEVHASAQRLAERFADGPTAALGAAKRAVDEGLGRPLAEGLDLERHRFAALFATADQREGLRAHLAGEPPRFIGH from the coding sequence ATGGGAAAGTACGTACGGGTCGAGGAGGCCGGGCCGGTCGCGACCGTCCGGCTGCTGCGCCCGACCATCAGCGGCGCCGACCCGGTGCTGCCCGCGGAGCTGGCCGAGGCCGCCGAGCGGGTCGGATCGGACCCCTCCGTCCGGGCCGTGATCCTCACCGGGGGCCGGCGCGTCTTCGGCTCCGGCGCGGACCTCGCGGCGATGGCCGAGCGCACCCCCGCCGAGGTGGACGCGTACACCGCCCGGCTGCACGCCGGGTTCGCCGCGATCGCCGCGATCCCCAAGCCGGTGGTGGCCGCGATCGTGGGCTTCGCCCTGGGCGGCGGGCTCGAACTCGCGCTCTGCGCCGACTTCCGGGTGGCCGGGTCCGGGGCCGTGCTCGGCCTGCCGGAGATCCGGTTGGGGATCATCCCCGGCACCGGCGGCACCCAGCGGCTGCCCCGGTTGATCGGCCCGGCACGGGCCAAGCGGCTGATCATGACCGGACGGCAGGTGGACGCGGCCGAGGCGCTGGAGCTCGGCCTGGTCGACGAGGTCGTCCCGGACGCCGAGGTGCACGCCTCGGCCCAGCGGCTGGCGGAGCGGTTCGCCGACGGGCCGACAGCCGCCCTGGGCGCCGCCAAGCGGGCCGTCGACGAGGGCCTCGGCCGACCGCTGGCCGAGGGACTGGACCTCGAACGGCACCGGTTCGCCGCCCTGTTCGCCACCGCCGACCAGCGGGAGGGCCTGCGGGCACACCTCGCCGGGGAACCCCCGCGGTTCATCGGCCACTGA
- a CDS encoding condensation domain-containing protein produces the protein MSSLHPLSHAQQSLWFLYRLAPDAAVYNTGVALTVRSAVDLPALERAIEATAERHDMLRSLFAEHDGRAARTVADRHPLGLELRELPGLTDERFRTAVRDALREPFRLERDGAFRFVLLRRGAEDAVLLMAGHHIGTDATSNWLILRDLLQSYRRLVDGREPDLAPLTADYDDYTARERDLLGSPRGARMEQYWHDFCAGAIPAEIPTDRPRPTSPGYRGSTHHLDLSGPRVAGLRELALADGVSLFSLLLGILQGLLHRYTRQNAFLVGAPTTTRLSPATREVVGNFINTLLFRADLAPGASFRDAARAADAQVKAGLGRVGYPFELLTRTVNRPRTGAGSALCRITFNMIGTSSPDPLLRLLLDAADGAPAEFAGLRIAPFELPQAEGQLDLAVNVRQSVDSLAVDFRYDVDLFDEATVERFAGYFVRAVDAALADPDAAVARLTLVDAAAMDRMFGFATGGGRRVG, from the coding sequence ATGTCCAGCCTGCACCCCCTCTCCCACGCGCAGCAGTCGCTCTGGTTCCTCTACCGGCTGGCGCCGGACGCCGCGGTCTACAACACCGGGGTGGCCCTCACCGTCCGCTCCGCCGTCGACCTGCCCGCCCTGGAGCGGGCGATCGAGGCGACCGCCGAGCGGCACGACATGCTCCGCTCGCTCTTCGCCGAGCACGACGGCCGGGCCGCCCGCACCGTCGCCGACCGGCACCCGCTGGGCCTGGAACTGCGCGAGCTGCCGGGGCTGACCGACGAGCGCTTCCGCACCGCGGTGCGGGACGCGCTGCGCGAGCCGTTCCGGCTGGAGCGCGACGGCGCGTTCCGCTTCGTCCTGCTGCGCCGCGGCGCCGAGGACGCCGTCCTGCTGATGGCCGGCCACCACATCGGCACCGACGCCACCTCCAACTGGCTGATCCTGCGCGACCTGCTGCAGAGCTACCGGCGGCTGGTCGACGGGCGGGAGCCCGACCTCGCACCCCTCACCGCGGACTACGACGACTACACGGCCCGGGAGCGCGACCTGCTCGGCTCGCCGCGCGGCGCCCGGATGGAGCAGTACTGGCACGATTTCTGCGCCGGGGCGATCCCGGCCGAGATCCCCACCGACCGCCCCCGGCCGACGAGTCCGGGCTACCGCGGCAGCACCCACCACCTGGACCTGAGCGGCCCGCGGGTGGCCGGGCTGCGCGAGCTGGCGCTGGCCGACGGGGTCTCGCTGTTCTCCCTCCTGCTCGGGATCCTCCAGGGGCTGCTGCACCGCTACACCCGGCAGAACGCCTTCCTGGTCGGCGCGCCGACCACCACCCGGCTGAGCCCGGCGACCCGCGAGGTGGTCGGGAACTTCATCAACACCCTGCTGTTCCGGGCCGACCTGGCGCCGGGGGCGAGCTTCCGCGACGCGGCCCGGGCCGCCGACGCGCAGGTCAAGGCGGGCCTCGGCCGGGTCGGTTACCCGTTCGAGCTGCTCACCCGGACGGTCAACCGGCCGCGGACCGGCGCCGGCTCCGCGCTCTGCCGGATCACCTTCAACATGATCGGCACCAGCAGTCCCGACCCGCTGCTGAGGCTGCTCCTGGACGCGGCCGACGGCGCACCGGCCGAGTTCGCCGGACTGCGCATCGCGCCGTTCGAACTCCCTCAGGCAGAAGGTCAGTTGGACCTCGCGGTGAATGTGCGGCAGAGCGTGGACTCGCTGGCCGTCGACTTCCGCTACGACGTCGACCTGTTCGACGAGGCCACCGTCGAGCGGTTCGCCGGCTACTTCGTCCGGGCCGTCGACGCGGCCCTGGCCGACCCGGACGCCGCCGTCGCGCGCCTCACCCTGGTGGACGCGGCCGCGATGGACCGGATGTTCGGCTTCGCCACCGGGGGAGGGCGGCGCGTTGGCTGA
- a CDS encoding alpha/beta fold hydrolase → MHVAEAGEGPLIVLVHGFPELWYSWRHQLTGLAEAGYRVVAPDMRGYGLSECPAEADQYTIHHLVGDVVALIGALGADRAVVAGHDWGAQVAWHTALMRPDLVRGVAGLSIPYRPRAGLPPLPAMRRAMGERFYMLYFQEPGAAERELERDVPAALRRLLAGTSGGAPPFDPVVPDGGGFLDLYPEPDRLPGWLTEPDLAVYAEALGATGFTGGLNWYRNLHRNWELTAPLNKAAIQVPALYLAGTDDFVVRGQDPDRLADELRRWAPRLHRSVLLPGCGHWTQQERPAEVTAALAEFAASLD, encoded by the coding sequence ATGCACGTCGCCGAGGCCGGCGAGGGGCCGCTGATCGTGCTGGTGCACGGCTTCCCCGAACTCTGGTACTCCTGGCGCCACCAGCTCACCGGGCTGGCCGAGGCCGGCTACCGGGTGGTCGCCCCCGACATGCGCGGCTACGGCCTCAGCGAGTGCCCCGCCGAGGCCGACCAGTACACCATCCACCACCTGGTCGGCGACGTCGTCGCGCTGATCGGCGCGCTCGGCGCCGACCGGGCGGTGGTGGCCGGGCACGACTGGGGCGCCCAGGTCGCCTGGCACACCGCGCTGATGCGCCCGGACCTGGTCCGCGGCGTGGCCGGGCTGAGCATCCCCTACCGGCCGCGGGCCGGCCTGCCGCCGCTGCCCGCGATGCGGCGCGCCATGGGCGAACGCTTCTACATGCTGTACTTCCAGGAACCCGGCGCGGCCGAGCGGGAGCTGGAACGCGACGTGCCCGCCGCACTGCGCCGGCTGCTGGCCGGTACCAGCGGCGGCGCGCCGCCCTTCGACCCGGTCGTGCCGGACGGCGGCGGCTTCCTCGACCTGTACCCGGAGCCCGACCGGCTGCCCGGCTGGCTGACCGAGCCGGACCTCGCCGTCTACGCCGAGGCGCTCGGCGCCACCGGCTTCACCGGCGGCCTGAACTGGTACCGGAACCTGCACCGCAACTGGGAGCTCACCGCGCCGCTCAACAAGGCCGCGATCCAGGTCCCGGCGCTCTACCTGGCCGGTACGGACGACTTCGTGGTCCGCGGCCAGGACCCCGACCGGCTGGCGGACGAGCTGCGGCGCTGGGCGCCCCGGCTGCACCGCAGCGTGCTGCTGCCCGGCTGCGGCCACTGGACCCAGCAGGAGCGCCCCGCCGAAGTCACCGCCGCGCTGGCCGAGTTCGCCGCCTCGCTGGACTGA
- a CDS encoding acyl carrier protein, whose protein sequence is MTTSIEQTHDLTELRAWLTERVAFYLEIPVEQIRPDVKLVEYGLESVYALALCGDAEDEFEVELEPTLAWDYPTIDALSGLLAEKIAERA, encoded by the coding sequence ATGACCACGTCCATCGAGCAGACCCACGACCTCACCGAGCTGCGCGCCTGGCTCACCGAGCGGGTGGCCTTCTACCTGGAGATCCCGGTCGAGCAGATCCGGCCCGACGTCAAGCTCGTCGAGTACGGCCTGGAGTCGGTCTACGCCCTCGCCCTGTGCGGCGACGCGGAGGACGAGTTCGAGGTCGAGCTGGAGCCCACCCTGGCCTGGGACTACCCCACCATCGACGCCCTCTCCGGCCTGCTCGCCGAGAAGATCGCCGAGCGGGCCTGA
- a CDS encoding zinc-binding dehydrogenase encodes MRAAITRGGALVVEEVPDPVPQAGQVLVRTLACGICGSDLHALDDPEAFGDVMRRTGGSTHDIREGLVLGHEFAAEIVDYGPGTVRALPTGTVVCGPPIGFGPQGSGIIGYTPAFPGGFGEYMLLSEAFTMPVPNGLDPKTAALTEPFSIAARAVRRAEAAPGSVAVVIGLGPVGLGIVAVLKARGLGPVVAVDFSPRRRAFAERLGADILIDPAVESPYDRWTSLGVIPGMMDRMAAEYRGVRIKDAVIFECVGTPGMLARVVDGAPAGARIVLVGVCLRPDTFDPGVAVGKELDIRGSFGGSPTEYRQTLRDIAEGRIDAGAVITGVTGLDGLAGAIAELGEPDRHAKIIVDPSLDRFVV; translated from the coding sequence ATGCGTGCCGCCATCACCCGTGGGGGCGCACTCGTCGTCGAGGAGGTCCCGGACCCGGTGCCGCAGGCCGGACAGGTGCTGGTCCGCACCTTGGCCTGCGGCATCTGCGGCTCGGACCTGCACGCCCTCGACGACCCCGAAGCGTTCGGCGACGTCATGCGCCGCACGGGCGGGAGCACCCACGACATCCGCGAGGGACTCGTGCTCGGCCACGAGTTCGCCGCCGAGATCGTCGACTACGGCCCGGGCACCGTCCGGGCCCTGCCGACCGGCACCGTGGTGTGCGGCCCGCCGATCGGCTTCGGACCGCAGGGCAGCGGGATCATCGGCTACACACCGGCCTTCCCCGGCGGCTTCGGCGAGTACATGCTGCTCTCCGAGGCCTTCACCATGCCGGTGCCCAACGGGCTCGACCCGAAGACCGCCGCGCTCACCGAGCCGTTCTCGATCGCCGCCCGGGCCGTCCGGCGGGCCGAGGCGGCTCCCGGCTCGGTCGCCGTGGTGATCGGCCTCGGCCCGGTGGGCCTGGGCATCGTCGCGGTGCTCAAGGCCAGGGGCCTCGGCCCGGTCGTCGCGGTGGACTTCTCGCCGCGCCGCCGGGCCTTCGCCGAGCGACTAGGCGCCGACATCCTGATCGACCCGGCCGTCGAGTCCCCGTACGACCGCTGGACCTCGCTCGGGGTGATCCCCGGAATGATGGACCGGATGGCCGCCGAGTACCGGGGCGTGCGAATCAAGGACGCCGTCATCTTCGAGTGCGTCGGCACGCCCGGCATGCTCGCCCGGGTCGTGGACGGGGCACCGGCCGGCGCCCGCATCGTGCTCGTCGGCGTCTGCCTGCGCCCGGACACCTTCGACCCCGGCGTGGCCGTCGGCAAGGAGCTGGACATCCGCGGCTCCTTCGGCGGCAGCCCGACCGAGTACCGCCAGACCCTGCGCGACATCGCGGAGGGCCGGATCGACGCCGGCGCCGTGATCACCGGGGTGACCGGCCTGGACGGACTGGCCGGGGCGATCGCAGAACTGGGCGAGCCGGACCGCCACGCGAAGATCATCGTCGATCCTTCGCTGGACCGGTTCGTCGTCTGA
- a CDS encoding YbaK/EbsC family protein → MLVDTSEQSAAVGLLERPDPGDLAPPSTYRRLLDLFHRGDIAYRLMDHPPEGQTTLASELRGHELSAAAKCMVVTVTKGGRPARHVLAVIPGDCRVDLKQVARVAGGGKARFADQGVAEALGATVSGTITPFSFHPDLQVLADPALFDQPELYFNAARLDRSVAIKSADYLRLARPQVVPIT, encoded by the coding sequence ATGCTCGTCGACACGTCTGAACAGTCCGCGGCGGTGGGCCTGCTGGAACGCCCCGACCCGGGCGACCTCGCCCCGCCGTCCACCTACCGACGACTCCTCGACCTGTTCCACCGGGGTGACATCGCCTACCGGCTGATGGACCACCCGCCGGAGGGGCAGACCACGCTCGCCAGCGAGCTGCGGGGCCACGAGCTCTCCGCCGCCGCCAAGTGCATGGTGGTCACCGTCACCAAGGGCGGCCGGCCCGCCCGCCACGTGCTGGCCGTGATACCCGGCGACTGCCGGGTCGACCTCAAGCAGGTCGCCCGGGTGGCCGGCGGCGGCAAGGCGCGGTTCGCCGACCAGGGCGTCGCCGAGGCGCTCGGCGCGACGGTGAGCGGGACGATCACCCCGTTCTCCTTCCACCCGGACCTCCAGGTCCTCGCCGACCCGGCCCTCTTCGACCAGCCGGAGCTGTACTTCAACGCCGCCCGGCTGGACCGGTCGGTCGCGATCAAGTCGGCCGACTACCTGCGGCTGGCCCGCCCCCAGGTGGTCCCGATCACCTGA
- a CDS encoding sensor histidine kinase codes for MTTGTAPRRLLTLALRRAPWSVRVWRDIVFLCLGVPLQLASFSLVAVPWLLFVEPADDWLYWPLETTQLMLTVVGPLAFLLLSVTALNEAQHRRFRYLLGESIPRAAHSTIRLSWRGLATSVRSQAAWRQLGYHVLVGPVLGLAGLAVLAGWLYAIALAGAYGWIWALPEQVRQRAAVFTAGGLLLVLVMPWVTALVVGADGYLARRLLGPSRAERLAERVDDLTEGRNGLVAAADAERRRIERDLHDGTQQRLVALAMTLGLARATLTDAGPNAKGVIDKAHREALEAIAELKHLVRGLHPAVLDDRGLDAALSGVAARAPLPVDLAVTVDRRPATAIESVAYFVVAEALNNVAKHARAERAVVRVDRVADLLRVVVTDDGVGGADQSRGTGIAGLSRRARSVDGTFRISSPVGGPTTITVELPCAS; via the coding sequence ATGACAACCGGCACAGCCCCGCGGCGGCTGCTCACCCTCGCGCTCCGCCGCGCGCCGTGGTCGGTGCGGGTCTGGCGGGACATCGTGTTCCTCTGCCTGGGCGTCCCGCTCCAGCTGGCCTCCTTCTCCCTGGTGGCGGTGCCCTGGCTGCTGTTCGTCGAACCCGCCGACGACTGGCTCTACTGGCCGCTGGAGACCACCCAGCTGATGCTGACCGTGGTCGGACCGCTCGCCTTCCTGCTGCTCTCGGTCACCGCCCTGAACGAGGCGCAGCACCGCCGGTTCCGCTACCTGCTCGGCGAGTCGATCCCGCGTGCCGCCCACAGCACGATCCGGCTCAGCTGGCGCGGGCTCGCCACCTCGGTCCGCTCGCAGGCCGCCTGGCGCCAGCTCGGCTACCACGTCCTGGTCGGGCCGGTGCTCGGGCTCGCCGGGCTCGCCGTGCTGGCCGGCTGGCTCTACGCCATCGCCCTGGCCGGCGCGTACGGCTGGATCTGGGCCCTGCCCGAGCAGGTCCGCCAGCGCGCCGCCGTGTTCACCGCCGGCGGCCTGCTGCTCGTCCTCGTGATGCCCTGGGTGACGGCGCTGGTGGTCGGCGCGGACGGCTACCTGGCCCGCCGGCTGCTCGGGCCCAGCCGGGCCGAGCGGCTCGCCGAACGCGTCGACGACCTGACCGAGGGCCGGAACGGCCTGGTGGCCGCCGCCGACGCCGAACGGCGCCGGATCGAGCGCGACCTGCACGACGGCACCCAGCAGCGCCTGGTCGCCCTGGCGATGACCCTCGGCCTGGCCCGGGCCACCCTGACCGACGCCGGGCCGAACGCGAAGGGCGTCATCGACAAGGCGCACCGGGAGGCGCTGGAGGCCATCGCCGAGCTGAAGCACCTCGTCCGCGGCCTGCACCCGGCGGTCCTGGACGACCGCGGCCTGGACGCCGCGCTGTCCGGGGTCGCCGCCCGCGCCCCGCTGCCCGTCGACCTGGCGGTCACGGTGGACCGCCGCCCCGCGACGGCCATCGAGTCCGTCGCCTACTTCGTCGTCGCCGAGGCGCTCAACAACGTCGCCAAGCACGCCCGCGCCGAGCGCGCCGTCGTGCGGGTGGACCGCGTCGCCGACCTGCTGCGCGTCGTCGTCACCGACGACGGTGTCGGCGGCGCCGACCAGAGCCGGGGCACCGGCATCGCCGGCCTCAGCCGTCGCGCCCGCTCGGTGGACGGCACCTTCCGGATATCCAGCCCCGTCGGGGGCCCGACCACCATCACCGTGGAGCTGCCGTGCGCGTCGTGA
- a CDS encoding response regulator transcription factor, which translates to MRVVIAEDSVLLRVGLTNVLETMGFEVAAAVGDAEEVLLAVEEHRPDVAILDVRMPPSHTDEGVRAALVIRRRWPETALLLLSQYVEERYAADLVATNPSGIGYLLKERVAHVEEFVDALRKVAAGGTALDPEVVSQLLLRRQSGPLDRLTEREREVLALMAEGQSNSSIAAALVISDSAVGKHINSILTKLDLPREDAGGHRRVRAVLRFLEGR; encoded by the coding sequence GTGCGCGTCGTGATCGCCGAGGACTCCGTCCTCCTGCGAGTCGGCCTGACCAACGTCCTGGAGACGATGGGCTTCGAGGTCGCCGCCGCCGTCGGCGACGCGGAGGAGGTGCTCCTCGCCGTCGAGGAGCACCGGCCGGACGTCGCCATCCTCGACGTCCGGATGCCGCCCTCGCACACCGACGAGGGCGTGCGGGCCGCGCTGGTGATCCGCCGTCGCTGGCCGGAGACCGCCCTGCTGCTGCTCTCCCAGTACGTCGAGGAGCGCTACGCGGCCGACCTGGTCGCCACCAACCCCAGCGGCATCGGCTACCTCCTGAAGGAACGCGTCGCGCACGTCGAGGAGTTCGTGGACGCGCTGCGCAAGGTCGCCGCCGGCGGCACCGCGCTCGACCCCGAGGTCGTCTCGCAGCTCTTGTTGCGCCGGCAGAGCGGCCCGCTCGACCGGCTGACCGAGCGGGAGCGGGAGGTGCTCGCGCTGATGGCCGAGGGCCAGTCGAACTCCTCCATCGCCGCCGCGCTGGTGATCAGCGACAGCGCCGTCGGCAAGCACATCAACAGCATCCTCACCAAGCTCGACCTGCCCCGCGAGGACGCCGGCGGCCACCGCCGGGTCCGCGCCGTGCTGCGCTTCCTGGAAGGGCGCTGA